Below is a genomic region from Candidatus Margulisiibacteriota bacterium.
CCAGTACTCCCCTGAAACGAACAAAGGTTGAGATGTAAAGATGTAGTGACCATAAATCTGGGCACTCAACTTCAACCGCCCGATATCACTGTAGTTGTGTCCGGAATGGGGTTAAACTTGGGTTAAAGAGAATCATTATCAAAATATAGGGCAGGCAAAACTGTTGGCTTATGTATAATGCATTATTTATAAAGGGTATATGGCCATCATGTTTTAATAAGACGTTTATAAAAGTAACGCTCTACCTTTTTCGGGTCCTTCAATCCAATAAGGCGCTTGTGTGCCTTTAGCACATGAGGTGTGCTCCTCCTGCCTCCGTCCGGGCCATGTGATGGATCATTCCAGTCAATAAGCCGTATTTTATTTCCTTGCAGGATCATATTATTTACAGTCCAATCATTATGTGTTTGATCAATAATTTCTGTAATCGCTAATTTAATCTGCTTTCTTTCCGGATATGTTCCATTATACATCAAGAAAGTCATTAAATTAATGCCGGGATGCCATTCGTTAACCTGTAAACCAGAGTCGTGTTGCAGTTTTTTTATGAGTGTTTTGGTCTTGTAATTGCTGGAAATAGTCAGATGATCAAGGCTCGTTTTAGGAGTAAGCCATTGCTTTCTTTCTGTTTTCTTTTTCTCTCCTTCGATTAGATATATGGCAGCCATTTTGTCAGAGGTGTGGCGTGGAACTTCGCCTATAATACAGGCGTTTCTGGACAGAAAGTATTCTTCAATTGTTTTCCTGAAGACATTTTCTTCTTTGCTGATTATATCTTCCTGGGGTGGCGTTTCAATAATAATGTTATCACCCATATTTAAAATCGCATCGGTGACGTCTTTCCAGTTCGCCCCAAACCAATGAATGATATTTAAGGCCAGCACAACGTCAAAAGATTCACATTCGCTAAGTCTTTTCAAATCTTGCGGAAAGATCTGTTTGTTAAGCAGGATCACGTTCTTGAGAGATGTGTTGGCTTTACAAAGGTTGAGCAACTGACTTCCAACTTTCGGATACGCCGGATTATTCCCCTCAATCATAACGCAGACACAGTCATAGTCATGCGCTGTCCTAAATGAATAGTAACCCTGACTGGCACCGATGTCCAACATCGCAAAAGGACGCTGATAACGGTCTAAAACTTTTTTAATTATCTGATATCGCAATTGATTATCACGACGGTTACCACTTGCTTTTTTAACTACGACGTTATTTATAATAATATCCTGATACTGTTCTTGACCATACTTTGTGATATCAAAAAAATTTCTATTTTTTTGGAATAAATCGGGAATTATTCTCCATTTTGAAACCATGAAAAACCTCTTTTTTCGTAATGGTTATGCATAGAATAAAAATCATCCATAATCAATATTTAAAATTATCTTGTTGATGATGGCCCAAATTATTGAAATACAAATTCAAGTATGATCTATGAAATTCTTTTTGCCTGATTTTATATCTCACTAAGGAGCTGTAAACTTGTCTTGAAATTTGATAGTCAAATGTTCGAGTTCAAGTTTTTGACTTTGCAGGTGCTGATCGATGTTTTGCTTCGTTACAAGTACTCCGAAATCATCTGGTAGTTCAATGGTACCCGCGCCGAATAATCGTTTAATTATCATATCACCAACACGATAGCGGAAATGAACTTCTTCATAAAAGTTCATAGGATCGGTCGTAACAGAGTTAAAACCACTGAAATCATAAAAATCTGTTAATGCTGCCAGTCTTTTTTTGACCTTCAGTAATGATTCAGCGTTATTCAAATAATGCTGATAGTAGGCAGGTGATATATAAAAAGTAAGCGCAAAGTGATGCTTTCCGGACAGCGCAATTAATTCCTCTATAGCAGAGAAACTTTCGTCCATTGCTTTTTGTTTATAGACTATCGGTTCATATTTTTTGAGAGTGTAACTAAAAAGCGGTTTGCCTGAAGATTCAATCTTTTTGTCAGCATATTGCCACCTCAGCAGCATACCTTGACTGTCAATGGTAAATCTGCGTTCCGGTTTTATCTTTCTCACCCTATCCATCCATCCTTTGAGTTCGTTCAAATCAGGCTTGCGGAAGAAATATATGCCGAACAATTTCAAACGGTTTGGTCCACCCGCATCCGGATGCATAATTCTCATCAGATGTTTTTCATGTTCTGATGCTAACTTATTGAAACAAAAGCCGTCCAGTCCGACTACAACAGATTTGATTTTGATGCCCTTATGGAGAAAAGCCTTTACAATAGCCAGATGTTCGGCAGGCAATCCTTCGCTGTAAGACATATTGAAGAATCGGCCCTGAGTGATTTTCGACACATCCATAACCCAAATTCGGGACGTACCGAAAAAGAAAGAGTCAAATCTATCGGGATCGCGGAAAATGAACTCCGTGTTAAACATATGCTGATTGACACCATCCGGATATTCTGCCGGATATAGTGACCTGTTTGAACTATACAGAATCATGCGAACTGCGTAATGATCTATGTATAAATTGACACAGACAGCAATGAGAGAGAATGAGAAAATCAGTATTAATGTTGTAAAAAACCATTTCGAATATTTCATGAATTTTTATCGCTCAGAAATTAAAATATAAAAATGTGTTGGATTGGTTTAACAAAAGAAGTCCGGCCACCATCATCAAACTCACTGCCAGCGCGGATTTCCAACCGGGTGAGAAATTGCGCAACAATTCGTTGGAATTTTTGGCAAGCACAACAAAAAAGATTAACGCGACACATAAAAAATAATTGTATGCATCCATTTCCGGCAGATTTTCCCGCCACGCGCCGAATTTGATACCCAGGGTGGTGAAACTCTGCCAGAAGGGACTGTCGGCCAGTTTAGAAGAGATTAAAATGCCATTTAAGCCCATCATGCCCTTCAGAACTTTAAAAGCATCCTTCCATGTAGTCGCCCGAAAAAAAATAGCGGAGACGTTAAAAAAGTTAAAGAAAAGAAACCAGGCCAGAAACTTGGGCATCCGGATTCCCAATTTTCTCCAATAGCGGTAAAAAATTGAAACTGCTCCGTGCGTAAAGCCCCAGAACATATAAAGCCATGATGCGCCGTGCCAAAATCCGCAGATAAGGAAAGTGAACATGATATTAAAGTTTGTACGTGCTTCACCTTTTTTGCTTCCGCCCAACGGAATGTATAAATAATCACGTAGAAATCTCGACAGCGTAATATGCCAGCGGTGCCAGAAGTCCACGATATTAAGAGCCTTGTATGGTGAATTAAAATTTATCGGCAACTTGACGTTGAATATGAGTGCGGCACCGATCGCCATGTCCGTATACCCGCTGAAATCAAAGTATATTTGCATAGTAAAAGAGAGAGCCGTAATCCATGCTTCAGTAAAGGTTAGCGTAGTCGCCACATCAAATCCGCCGTTGGTTACAATTGCCAGAGCATCAGCTATGGCAGCTTTTTTGAATAAGCCGATAGAAAAGATGAAAAGCCCTCTGCTTACGTTAGCGATATTGAAATGGCCTGCGGCTTCTGACTGTATCTGAGGAATTACCTCTTTATGGTAAGCGATCGGGCCGGATACTACATAAGGGAAAAATGTTACATAAAGGCAATAACTGAGGAAGTCGTAACGATATCCACCGTGGCGATAAATATCCATTAACCAGGCAATTTGCATAAACGTATAGAAACTGACTCCTATGGGAAGGAGAATGTGCAGTGAGCCGACATGAGACGAGAAAATGGTATTGATGTTT
It encodes:
- a CDS encoding MBOAT family protein; this encodes MLFNSYTFILIFLPLVAAGYFLIYRYLSAQWARLFLLTASLCFICFWNIYFSLVIICSVLFNYSFGSALSSSIEKGGKRKKQIFVAAIVVNILFLGFFKYFNFFIENINTIFSSHVGSLHILLPIGVSFYTFMQIAWLMDIYRHGGYRYDFLSYCLYVTFFPYVVSGPIAYHKEVIPQIQSEAAGHFNIANVSRGLFIFSIGLFKKAAIADALAIVTNGGFDVATTLTFTEAWITALSFTMQIYFDFSGYTDMAIGAALIFNVKLPINFNSPYKALNIVDFWHRWHITLSRFLRDYLYIPLGGSKKGEARTNFNIMFTFLICGFWHGASWLYMFWGFTHGAVSIFYRYWRKLGIRMPKFLAWFLFFNFFNVSAIFFRATTWKDAFKVLKGMMGLNGILISSKLADSPFWQSFTTLGIKFGAWRENLPEMDAYNYFLCVALIFFVVLAKNSNELLRNFSPGWKSALAVSLMMVAGLLLLNQSNTFLYFNF